The following proteins are encoded in a genomic region of Bubalus kerabau isolate K-KA32 ecotype Philippines breed swamp buffalo chromosome 13, PCC_UOA_SB_1v2, whole genome shotgun sequence:
- the RTEL1 gene encoding regulator of telomere elongation helicase 1 isoform X7, with the protein MPKITLKGVTVDFPFQPYKCQEEYMSKVLECLQKKVNGILESPTGTGKTLCLLCSTLAWREHLRDAVSARRIAERASGELFPDRTLASWGNAIPEGDVPACYTDIPKIIYASRTHSQLTQVISELRNTSYRPRVCVLGSREQLCIHPEVKKQESNHMQVHLCRRKVASRSCHFYNNVEEKSLEQELATPILDIEDLVRSGTKHKLCPYYLSRNLKQQADIIFMPYNYLLDAKSRRAHGIDLKGTVVIFDEAHNVEKMCEEAASFDLTPHDVASGLDVIDQVLEERTKVAQQAELHPEFSADSAGSGLNLELEDLAKLKMILLRLEGAIDAVELPGDNSGVTKPGSYIFELFAEAQITFQTKGCILDSLDQLIQHLAGRAGLFTNTAGLQKLADIIQIVFSVDSAEGDPGPMVGLASQSYKVHIHLDAGHRRTAQRSDVWNTTAARKPGMAPRGQGHAPPELGWRLVQLWAPGRLSVQPYLGATHLSSESPNREARVPRGWAPGPQHPLWSLLSLLGQAGLGQYGPGSASILPTEGRSHPKGWKSFSGSLLEVSLLACDVAVIPESQCQHPRLLFPSRSVEHGGQRGMSVLQASVVASCLLGLWAQAPPSSAVPPGKVLSYWCFSPGHSMRELVRQGVRTLILTSGTLAPMASFSLEMQIPFPVCLENPHVINQHQIWVGVIPKGPDGAQLSSAFDRRFSDECLSSLGKALSNISRVVPHGLLVFFPSYPVMEKSLEFWRARDFTRKLEVRKPLFVEPRSKGGFSEVMEAFYARVAAPESSGAIFLAVCRGKASEGLDFSDMNGRGVIVTGLPYPPRMDPRVLLKMQFLDEMKAQSGAGGQFLSGHDWYRQQASRAVNQAIGRVIRHRHDYGAVFLCDHRFAHADTRAQLPSWVRPHVKVYDSFGHVIRDVAQFFRVAQKTARQSPRILRAACVWSTSRSPSVPSGGLRGCWLPWNTMSSWPRGLVMRPSLWRRPLAALPCWALVRRGQRRSSVAGGGKSGWLAARRSRQPAQTRAGPSCSWWP; encoded by the exons ATGCCCAAGATAACCCTGAAAGGTGTGACAGTGGACTTCCCTTTCCAGCCATACAAATGCCAAGAGGAGTACATGAGCAAGGTTTTGGAGTGCCTGCAGAAG AAAGTGAACGGCATTCTGGAGAGCCCCACAGGCACAGGGAAGACACTGTGCCTTCTCTGCAGCACACTGGCCTGGCGAGAGCACCTCCGAGACGCGGTCTCTGCCCGCAGGATCGCTGAGAGGGCGTCAGGGGAGCTCTTCCCCGACCGCACCTTGGCGTCCTGGGGGAACGCCATCCCGGAAGGAGATGTCCCAG CCTGCTACACGGACATCCCGAAGATCATCTATGCTTCCAGGACTCACTCGCAGCTCACACAGGTCATCAGTGAGCTCCGAAACACTTCCTACCG GCCCCGAGTGTGTGTGCTGGGCTCCCGGGAACAGCTGTGTATCCACCCTGAGGTGAAGAAGCAGGAGAGTAACCACATGCAG GTCCACTTGTGCCGCAGGAAGGTGGCAAGTCGTTCCTGTCACTTCTACAACAACGTGGAAG AGAAGAGCCTGGAGCAGGAGCTGGCCACCCCCATCCTGGACATCGAGGACTTGGTCAGGAGCGGGACCAAGCACAA GCTGTGCCCCTACTACCTGTCTCGGAACCTGAAGCAGCAGGCGGACATAATCTTCATGCCCTACAACTACCTGTTGGATGCCAAG AGTCGTCGTGCACACGGCATTGACCTGAAGGGGACGGTCGTGATCTTTGATGAAGCTCACAATGTG GAGAAGATGTGCGAGGAGGCTGCGTCCTTCGACTTGACACCCCACGACGTGGCCTCGGGGTTGGACGTGATTGACCAGGTGTTGGAGGAGCGGACCAAGGTGGCACAGCAGGCTGAGCTCCACCCAGAGTTTAGTGCAGACTCCGCCGGGTCAG GGCTGAACTTGGAGCTGGAAGACCTCGCTAAGCTGAAGA TGATTCTGCTTCGCCTGGAGGGGGCCATCGATGCTGTGGAGCTGCCTGGAGACAACAGCGGTGTCACCAAGCCTGGGAG CTACATCTTCGAGCTGTTTGCTGAGGCCCAGATCACGTTTCAGACCAAGGGCTGCATCCTTGACTCCCTGGACCAGCTCATCCAACACCTGGCAGGAC GTGCCGGGCTGTTCACAAACACGGCAGGCCTGCAGAAGCTGGCGGACATCATCCAG ATTGTGTTCAGCGTGGACTCTGCCGAAGGTGACCCTGGTCCCATGGTGGGGCTGGCGTCTCAGTCCTACAAG GTGCACATCCACCTGGATGCGGGTCACCGGAGGACAGCTCAGCGATCAGATGTCTGGAACACCACGGCGGCCAGAAAGCCAGGTATGGCTCCTCGTGGGCAGGGACACGCTCCCCCTGAACTGGGGTGGCGCCTTGTCCAGCTGTGGGCTCCCGGCCGCCTGTCTGTCCAGCCTTATCTAGGTGCCACCCATCTGTCTTCTGAGAGTCCGAACAGAGAAGCCAGAGTGCCCCGAGGCTGGGCTCCTGGTCCCCAGCATCCTCTGTGGTCACTCCTGTCATTGCTGGGGCAGGCTGGCCTGGGACAGTATGGGCCCGGGTCCGCCTCCATCCTccccactgagggcaggtcccATCCTAAAGGTTGGAAGAGCTTCTCTGGTTCACTTCTGGAAGTGTCACTGCTGGCCTGTGATGTGGCTGTGATCCCAGAGTCACAGTGCCAGCATCCGCGTTTGCTGTTCCCATCTCGGTCTGTGGAGCACGGAGGGCAGAGAGGCATGTCTGTCCTGCAGGCGTCTGTAGTGGCTTCCTGCCTCCTGGGGCTGTGGGCCCAGGCCCCTCCCTCTTCTGCAGTCCCACCTG GGAAGGTGCTGAGCTACTGGTGCTTCAGCCCTGGGCACAGCATGCGTGAGCTGGTCCGCCAGGGCGTCCGCACCCTCATCCTCACCAGTGGCACGCTGGCCCCCATGGCCTCCTTCAGcctggagatgcagat ccCTTTCCCAgtctgcctggagaacccccacgTCATCAACCAGCACCAGATCTGGGTGGGGGTCATCCCCAAAGGCCCCGATGGAGCCCAGCTGAGCTCTGCCTTTGACAGACG GTTTTCTGATGAGTGCCTGTCCTCCCTGGGGAAGGCGCTGA GCAACATCTCCCGCGTGGTCCCTCACGGACTCCTGGTCTTCTTCCCTTCCTACCCGGTCATGGAGAAAAGCCTGGAGTTCTGGAGG GCCCGTGACTTCACCAGGAAGCTGGAGGTCCGGAAGCCCCTGTTCGTGGAACCAAGGAGCAAAGGAGGCTTCTCGGAG GTGATGGAGGCTTTCTACGCCAGAGTTGCTGCCCCCGAGTCCAGTGGGGCCATCTTCCTGGCTGTGTGCCGGGGGAAG GCTAGTGAGGGACTGGACTTCTCAGACATGAATGGCCGTGGAGTGATCGTCACAGGCCTCCCATACCCACCCCGCATGGACCCCAGGGTTCTCCTTAAGATGCAGTTCCTGGATGAGATGAAGGCCCAGagtggggctgggggccag TTCCTCTCTGGGCACGACTGGTACCGGCAGCAGGCATCCAGGGCTGTGAACCAGGCCATCGGGCGGGTGATCCGGCATCGCCACGACTATGGGGCCGTCTTTCTTTGTGATCACAG GTTTGCCCACGCAGACACCAGAGCCCAGCTGCCCTCCTGGGTGCGCCCCCACGTCAAGGTGTACGATAGCTTTGGCCATGTCATCCGAGACGTGGCCCAGTTCTTCCGTGTGGCCCAGAAGACT GCTCGCCAGTCACCAAGGATACTGAGGGCAGCCTGTGTGTGGAGTACGAGCAGGAGCCCATCCGTGCCCAGCGGAGGCCTGCGGGGCTGCTGGCTGCCCTGGAACACAATGAGCAGCTGGCCGAGGGGCCTGGTGATGAGGCCCTCCCTGTGGAGGAG GCCTTTGGCTGCCCTACCCTGTTGGGCCCTCGTGAGAAGAGGCCAACGGAGGAGCAGCGTGGCAGGAGGAGGAAAGTCAGGCTGGTTGGCAGCTCG GAGGTCCCGGCAGCCAGCACAGACACGGGCAGGGCCAAGCTGTTCATGGTGGCCGTGA